The proteins below are encoded in one region of Alistipes indistinctus YIT 12060:
- a CDS encoding SusC/RagA family TonB-linked outer membrane protein, whose amino-acid sequence MKGTLRLFLVLCITALSMTLVQAQERTYSGVVKGSDGQPVIGASVEVVGTTVGTSTGLDGDYTIKAKQGSKIKYSFLGTKSVTVTAGGSTTINVTLEDDAQALDDVVVVAFGSTKKKDLTGSISTIDSKLISSQANSTLSKALEGAIPGLQVSSVDGQPGLDMGIRIRGIGTASQNNSNALVVIDGVPNTNSSVLATLNPKDVESITVLKDAASTALWGSRGANGVIMVTTKRGQQGKAKVTFEGKWGINMISNNGSPDLMRDPADYYEMAWQGIYNSVRYGAQDQYTTNLKSPNMSHEEAALFASQHLFNYTGSTTDFTGRNGLYNWMYYDVPGATYESTGSGVNRSATMTGAYLIDPATGKISADARRLYDPDDWEDMLYKKAFRQEYNVSVSGATDKTDYYISAGYLQDPSYIEGSHFDRYNVRSNINTQVTKWLKAGINMGYSRRSIQSPATRYGRNSGAAVQNVFLWANGYSPMASMYARDKNGNYVLDEKTGDKVVVDGPGVQYSPLDPTGGSVLGRYPVTSRANAYDVLYQLENDKDQTIYNDLNMRGYVEAKFLKDFTFNANLAVDESFSVRDRYNNKLHGAGVSERGSMGRIYGDYMNINSQQTLNWAHDYGKHHVDALIGHEFNWMRTSSMNYKASYSLIDGFNTFANFININGSTSPLSGVGGGEDKEALEGYFARANYVYDNKYYATASLRFDGSSKFRNVSDQWGTFWSVGGAWRISAENWMQDATWLTDLKIRADYGVIGNQNGIGRYAGYQTWTYAATGYTTPGSYTPSGWKLTQGAFANENLTWEKKKTVDVGLDFRLWDRFYGTLDWYQTITDDAIWDAPVSYAMTGQRTLPMNSARMRNRGFELELGVDIIKTPDILWSFGVNGGTYSTTVLEVPEGTGSDAYGGNWTASIDKWDVQGAYLNGSPVIYLRGIGKPYYNLYMYKYGGVDSNTGLPLYASTVSKDNISALQQAKHVYGEIREGNTVYTTDYTLATRQEFGDVTPDFVGGFNTSFRYKNFDLAATFAFQIGGYFYSNNYSDWWYNPQNNDGIGSSHLSKELKGNTWTPDNTGAKFPMVFAYSTTDKVHGANIGSDESMKTDLALFKASYLNVKNITVGYNFPQKWMDKIGIGGIRVYASLDNFWMICKNGIDPRMSLTGGLDVGAMSYPYMRTCSLGVNVTF is encoded by the coding sequence ATGAAAGGAACTCTACGATTGTTTTTAGTGCTGTGTATCACAGCATTAAGCATGACGCTGGTTCAGGCGCAGGAGCGGACTTACTCCGGCGTGGTGAAAGGCAGTGACGGGCAACCGGTCATCGGCGCCAGCGTGGAAGTGGTGGGTACTACCGTAGGCACTTCGACGGGCTTGGACGGTGACTACACCATCAAAGCCAAACAGGGAAGCAAGATCAAATACTCCTTCCTGGGCACGAAATCCGTAACGGTTACCGCAGGTGGTAGTACCACCATTAACGTTACCCTAGAGGATGATGCGCAGGCACTTGACGATGTGGTTGTGGTTGCTTTCGGTTCTACCAAAAAGAAAGACCTGACGGGTTCGATTAGCACGATCGATTCGAAGCTGATCAGTTCGCAGGCCAATTCAACGCTGTCCAAAGCTCTGGAGGGTGCCATTCCGGGCTTACAGGTATCCTCTGTCGACGGTCAACCCGGTCTGGATATGGGTATCCGTATCCGTGGTATCGGTACTGCCAGCCAGAACAACTCGAATGCATTGGTTGTAATCGACGGGGTACCGAATACGAACTCCAGTGTATTAGCAACACTAAACCCGAAAGATGTCGAATCGATCACGGTTCTGAAAGATGCCGCTTCGACCGCCCTGTGGGGTTCGCGCGGTGCCAACGGTGTTATCATGGTAACCACCAAGCGCGGCCAGCAGGGTAAAGCCAAAGTAACTTTCGAAGGTAAATGGGGTATCAACATGATCAGCAACAACGGTTCTCCCGATCTGATGCGCGATCCGGCTGATTACTACGAAATGGCTTGGCAAGGCATTTATAACTCGGTTCGCTACGGAGCTCAGGATCAGTATACAACTAATCTGAAAAGTCCGAATATGAGCCACGAAGAGGCGGCCCTGTTCGCCAGTCAACACCTGTTCAACTACACGGGAAGTACGACTGATTTTACAGGTCGCAACGGACTATACAATTGGATGTACTATGATGTTCCGGGAGCGACGTATGAAAGTACCGGCTCAGGCGTCAACAGGTCGGCAACGATGACAGGTGCTTATCTAATCGATCCCGCTACGGGAAAAATCAGTGCAGACGCCCGCCGCCTCTACGACCCCGACGATTGGGAGGATATGTTATATAAAAAAGCTTTCCGTCAGGAATACAACGTTTCCGTCAGCGGTGCGACTGACAAGACCGATTACTATATCTCTGCCGGATACCTACAGGATCCGTCGTACATCGAAGGTTCGCATTTTGACCGTTACAACGTACGCAGCAACATCAATACCCAGGTCACCAAATGGTTGAAAGCAGGTATCAATATGGGTTACAGCCGCCGTTCGATCCAATCTCCCGCAACGCGTTACGGCCGCAACTCAGGTGCTGCCGTACAGAATGTGTTCTTGTGGGCGAACGGTTATTCGCCGATGGCATCGATGTATGCACGCGACAAAAACGGGAACTATGTCCTCGATGAAAAAACCGGAGACAAGGTCGTTGTTGACGGTCCTGGCGTACAATATTCTCCACTCGATCCTACAGGAGGAAGCGTCTTAGGACGTTATCCCGTCACTTCGCGTGCTAATGCATATGATGTTCTGTATCAGTTGGAAAATGACAAGGATCAAACGATCTATAACGACCTGAACATGCGAGGTTATGTTGAAGCTAAATTCCTGAAAGATTTTACGTTTAACGCCAATTTGGCTGTCGACGAATCGTTTTCCGTCCGCGATCGCTACAACAATAAACTTCACGGTGCAGGTGTCAGCGAGAGGGGTTCTATGGGACGTATCTATGGCGACTACATGAACATCAACAGCCAGCAAACTCTGAACTGGGCGCACGACTATGGAAAACATCACGTGGATGCCCTGATCGGCCACGAATTCAACTGGATGCGCACATCCAGTATGAATTACAAAGCCTCCTATTCGCTGATCGATGGCTTCAACACCTTTGCCAACTTCATCAATATCAATGGTTCCACCAGCCCGCTTTCCGGTGTCGGTGGCGGTGAAGACAAAGAAGCCCTTGAAGGCTACTTCGCCCGTGCGAACTACGTATACGATAATAAGTATTATGCAACGGCCAGCCTCCGTTTCGACGGTTCTTCAAAGTTCCGGAATGTAAGCGATCAGTGGGGAACTTTCTGGAGCGTCGGAGGTGCATGGCGCATTTCCGCTGAGAATTGGATGCAGGACGCCACATGGCTGACCGACCTGAAAATCCGTGCCGATTACGGTGTAATCGGCAACCAGAACGGTATCGGCCGTTACGCAGGCTACCAAACGTGGACATATGCCGCAACCGGTTATACCACACCTGGCTCTTATACTCCCTCAGGCTGGAAATTGACGCAGGGTGCTTTTGCTAATGAGAATCTGACATGGGAAAAGAAAAAGACCGTCGATGTAGGCCTTGATTTCCGTCTGTGGGACCGTTTCTATGGCACACTCGATTGGTATCAGACGATTACCGACGACGCGATCTGGGATGCGCCTGTCTCTTACGCAATGACCGGACAAAGAACACTGCCGATGAACTCGGCCCGGATGCGCAACCGCGGTTTCGAATTGGAACTGGGTGTGGATATCATCAAAACCCCGGACATTCTTTGGTCGTTCGGCGTAAACGGAGGTACGTACAGCACTACGGTGCTTGAAGTCCCCGAAGGCACCGGCTCGGACGCATACGGTGGAAACTGGACCGCGTCCATCGACAAATGGGATGTTCAAGGAGCATATCTGAACGGATCTCCAGTCATCTATCTTCGTGGAATTGGCAAACCCTATTACAACCTGTACATGTACAAATACGGTGGCGTAGATTCGAATACAGGTCTGCCTTTGTACGCCTCCACCGTATCGAAGGATAATATAAGCGCCCTGCAACAGGCAAAACATGTGTACGGAGAAATTAGGGAAGGCAATACGGTCTATACGACAGACTATACACTCGCAACACGTCAGGAATTCGGCGATGTGACTCCGGATTTCGTCGGCGGCTTCAACACATCGTTCCGCTATAAGAATTTCGATCTCGCGGCGACTTTCGCATTCCAGATCGGTGGTTATTTCTATAGTAACAACTACTCCGACTGGTGGTACAATCCCCAGAACAATGATGGTATCGGCAGCTCGCACTTGTCGAAAGAGTTGAAAGGCAATACCTGGACCCCCGACAATACCGGCGCGAAATTCCCGATGGTATTCGCCTATTCTACGACTGACAAAGTGCACGGCGCAAATATCGGCAGCGATGAGAGCATGAAGACAGACCTCGCTCTGTTCAAAGCTTCGTACCTGAATGTCAAGAATATCACCGTAGGTTACAATTTCCCGCAGAAATGGATGGACAAGATCGGTATCGGCGGCATCCGTGTATACGCTTCGCTGGATAACTTCTGGATGATTTGCAAGAACGGTATCGACCCGCGCATGTCGCTAACCGGCGGTCTCGATGTGGGAGCCATGTCCTATCCGTACATGCGTACCTGCTCGCTGGGTGTTAACGTAACTTTCTAA